One Bifidobacterium crudilactis genomic region harbors:
- a CDS encoding glycosyltransferase — protein sequence MLTVSIVIPAWNEEERITDCLLNATRQTVPPHEVIVVDNRSTDNTVNVTERFIQEHPDANVRLLHQDDDQGLIPTRNWGLNHATGDILGRVDADSMLKPDWAEVVSGIFTEDPEAMGATGPVVYYDMPGKKIGLKGDNRIRQNIYRADGGHYLLFGSNMAIRASAWHTIAGEVCRDESDVMHEDIDISLHLLGKGYKTVYSPRMIAGMSARRMDTSFSSFRSYMKRFKNTFDAHPQHWRTEKPEHTLYALYPVLRTFYPVYQKYLDSMDINPAERVWMREQIEIARRDDGDLVD from the coding sequence ATGCTGACCGTCTCGATAGTCATTCCTGCCTGGAACGAAGAAGAACGCATCACGGACTGCCTGCTGAATGCCACCAGACAAACAGTGCCACCTCACGAAGTGATCGTCGTAGATAACCGTTCCACCGACAACACCGTAAACGTCACCGAACGGTTCATCCAGGAACACCCGGATGCCAACGTTCGTCTTCTGCACCAAGATGACGACCAGGGCCTGATTCCCACCCGTAACTGGGGTCTCAACCATGCCACCGGCGACATCCTCGGAAGGGTGGATGCCGACAGCATGTTGAAACCCGACTGGGCAGAGGTGGTGTCGGGCATTTTCACGGAAGACCCCGAAGCGATGGGTGCAACCGGCCCTGTGGTCTATTACGACATGCCCGGGAAAAAGATCGGCCTCAAAGGCGATAACCGCATCAGGCAGAATATTTACAGAGCCGATGGAGGACACTATCTACTCTTCGGCTCCAACATGGCCATCCGTGCATCGGCCTGGCACACCATCGCAGGCGAGGTATGCCGCGACGAGTCCGATGTGATGCACGAGGACATCGACATTTCCCTGCATCTGCTCGGCAAAGGATACAAAACCGTATACTCACCACGCATGATCGCCGGTATGAGCGCGCGCAGGATGGACACATCCTTCTCGTCGTTCCGAAGCTACATGAAGCGTTTCAAGAACACCTTCGACGCGCATCCCCAGCACTGGAGGACGGAAAAGCCGGAGCATACGCTGTACGCACTCTATCCCGTGCTCCGCACCTTCTACCCGGTGTACCAGAAATACCTCGACAGCATGGATATCAATCCCGCCGAACGCGTCTGGATGCGTGAACAGATAGAAATCGCCAGACGCGACGACGGCGATCTGGTGGACTGA
- a CDS encoding AI-2E family transporter — MSAQDNQQFDLAAVFPHKGDPRRPPEWYGRALLYTGIAVYLAWFLFRSWGKVEFVVLDIVISMFVALAMEPLVQILVRHGWRRGVAAAVSLVVLVLVTIALLVMFGNMFVQQVTGMANGLPDFYEQMSKTIEQQTSWQLPAISDLGNEIVKNIQSSWVTDFAGQAISTTVGFMSFLLNFLTVLLVTYYICAAGPKMRRSMCQWMSQKSQRKFVLVWTVAQDQISSFLFSRTILAVINSVCMSIFMVIMHVPYWLPLAIFCGLVSQFVPTIGTYIGGALPILFAWGSNGLMVALSVLIFIVVYQQIENLIFLPAVSQRTMDLNPAIAFLSVLVLGSVFGALGAFLALPIAASFQVIFKTYTKRYELIDSPLMQDPKPVKKSKVVAGAEAFNEHVIQPVAHHMPRAASGSSARIKVGDQELDELRDQLYTSPTSDDLDSSETIAIPKNVVASGAKRRQPLSGSGPEIADDTSPDTQPDPHGAEDETEARRSDKKANQPNRDNPRNDWR; from the coding sequence ATGAGTGCTCAAGACAATCAACAGTTCGATCTGGCCGCGGTGTTCCCCCACAAGGGTGATCCACGGCGACCGCCCGAATGGTACGGCAGGGCACTTCTATACACCGGCATTGCGGTATATCTGGCGTGGTTCCTGTTCCGGTCGTGGGGCAAAGTGGAGTTCGTCGTCCTCGACATCGTGATTTCCATGTTCGTCGCCCTGGCCATGGAGCCGCTGGTGCAGATCCTTGTCCGTCATGGATGGCGAAGGGGGGTTGCGGCCGCCGTGTCGCTGGTGGTGTTGGTGCTGGTCACCATCGCGCTGCTGGTGATGTTCGGCAATATGTTCGTGCAGCAGGTGACTGGCATGGCCAACGGTCTGCCGGACTTCTACGAGCAGATGTCCAAGACCATAGAGCAGCAGACCTCCTGGCAGTTGCCTGCCATCTCCGATCTGGGCAATGAAATCGTGAAGAACATTCAGAGCTCCTGGGTGACCGATTTCGCCGGACAGGCGATTTCCACGACAGTAGGATTCATGAGCTTCCTGCTCAACTTCCTCACCGTCCTGCTGGTCACGTATTACATCTGCGCGGCTGGACCGAAGATGCGCCGAAGCATGTGCCAGTGGATGAGCCAGAAAAGCCAGCGCAAATTCGTTCTCGTCTGGACGGTGGCGCAGGATCAGATCTCAAGCTTCCTGTTCAGCCGGACGATACTTGCGGTGATTAACAGTGTGTGCATGTCGATATTCATGGTCATCATGCATGTGCCCTACTGGTTGCCTCTGGCTATTTTCTGCGGCCTGGTCTCCCAGTTCGTCCCCACGATAGGTACCTATATCGGTGGAGCGCTGCCGATTCTGTTCGCCTGGGGCAGCAATGGTCTGATGGTCGCCTTGAGTGTGCTGATATTCATCGTCGTATACCAGCAAATCGAGAATCTCATCTTCCTTCCCGCGGTATCCCAACGCACGATGGACCTCAACCCCGCCATCGCCTTCCTGTCGGTTCTGGTGCTCGGCTCGGTGTTCGGTGCGCTCGGAGCCTTCCTGGCGCTGCCTATCGCGGCGAGCTTCCAGGTCATCTTCAAGACCTACACGAAGCGCTACGAGCTTATCGACTCACCGCTGATGCAGGACCCGAAGCCGGTGAAGAAGTCGAAGGTCGTGGCGGGTGCAGAGGCCTTCAACGAGCACGTGATACAACCCGTGGCACACCACATGCCGAGAGCGGCAAGCGGTTCGAGCGCCCGTATAAAGGTGGGCGACCAGGAACTGGACGAATTACGCGATCAGCTGTACACCTCACCTACGTCAGATGACCTCGACAGTTCTGAGACGATAGCCATCCCGAAGAACGTCGTAGCATCCGGCGCGAAGCGCAGGCAGCCGCTTTCGGGCAGCGGTCCGGAAATCGCGGACGATACATCACCGGATACTCAACCAGACCCTCATGGTGCAGAGGACGAGACCGAGGCCCGGAGGTCCGACAAGAAGGCGAATCAACCTAACCGCGACAACCCGAGGAATGACTGGCGCTGA
- a CDS encoding glycosyltransferase family 2 protein: MALLNILDVILMILGVVGILYQAVCILTSFFAKPVTFHDAPADKHFAVLISARNEESVVGNLIDSVRAQSYPSQLVDIWLVADNCTDDTAGLARSKGCHVVERNNLDEVGKGYALTYLLNHIIDSEYARTYDAFFVFDADNLLDSHYIEEMNKAYQSGFKILTSYRNSKNFAENWVSSGSALWYIRESRFLNSSRMVFGSSCHVGGTGFMFSREIMERNNGWKFHLLTEDLEFTMDSVLHGDRIGYCGTAILYDEQPVTFRQSWRQRVRWSKGFLQVFRYYGPDLIRRAIRERDFSAVDLTLLICPFTALGAIRVFLGALFAAFGFVSWGGQIAALSSWASGIALSILTMMGLAALTIVAERNRIGASNKELFAYCLSFPIYMLSYIPISFMAIFSKPEWKPIQHKGQ; this comes from the coding sequence ATGGCACTTCTCAATATTCTTGACGTCATATTGATGATTCTCGGCGTCGTCGGCATCCTGTACCAGGCGGTCTGCATCCTGACCTCCTTCTTCGCGAAGCCCGTCACCTTTCACGACGCCCCGGCAGACAAGCATTTCGCCGTATTGATTTCGGCGCGCAACGAGGAATCGGTCGTCGGCAACCTCATAGACTCGGTTCGCGCACAGAGCTACCCTTCGCAATTGGTGGACATCTGGCTTGTGGCCGACAACTGCACCGATGACACCGCCGGCCTGGCACGTTCGAAAGGCTGCCATGTGGTGGAGCGCAACAACCTCGACGAAGTCGGCAAGGGCTATGCCCTGACGTACCTGCTCAATCACATCATCGACTCCGAGTATGCGCGCACCTACGACGCGTTCTTCGTGTTCGATGCCGACAATCTTCTCGACAGCCATTACATCGAGGAGATGAACAAGGCGTATCAGTCCGGATTCAAGATTCTCACGAGCTACCGCAACTCGAAGAACTTTGCCGAGAATTGGGTATCCTCCGGTTCGGCGCTGTGGTATATCAGAGAATCCCGATTCCTGAATTCCTCGCGGATGGTGTTCGGTTCCAGCTGTCACGTGGGTGGAACGGGTTTCATGTTCTCCAGGGAAATCATGGAACGCAACAACGGATGGAAATTCCACCTGCTCACCGAGGACCTTGAATTCACGATGGATTCCGTGCTCCACGGGGACCGTATCGGGTATTGCGGTACCGCAATCCTCTATGACGAGCAACCGGTGACCTTCCGCCAGAGTTGGCGTCAGCGTGTGAGGTGGAGCAAGGGCTTCCTGCAGGTATTCCGCTACTACGGTCCCGATTTGATACGGCGAGCGATTCGTGAACGGGACTTTTCGGCGGTTGACCTCACGCTGCTCATTTGCCCCTTCACCGCATTGGGAGCTATCCGGGTCTTCCTCGGTGCCTTGTTCGCGGCATTCGGCTTCGTCTCATGGGGTGGTCAGATAGCCGCGCTGAGCAGTTGGGCAAGCGGCATCGCACTGAGCATCCTGACCATGATGGGGCTGGCTGCGCTGACCATCGTCGCCGAGCGCAACCGCATCGGCGCCTCGAACAAGGAGCTGTTCGCATACTGCCTGAGTTTCCCCATCTACATGCTGAGCTATATACCGATTTCCTTCATGGCAATCTTCTCCAAACCCGAATGGAAGCCGATTCAGCACAAGGGTCAGTAA
- a CDS encoding ABC transporter ATP-binding protein, giving the protein MFNPNPDAAVSIRGLAKQFDGKIAVNGLSLDIPVGSFYGLVGPNGAGKTTTLNMVTGLLIPDAGVAMVLGNNVWSDTNHVKRIIGVMPQADQIFDRLTGMQLLVYSGMLRGMSRTEVSARAQDLLNAFDLQAAANVMVSDYSAGMTKKICLATAMIHSPRILVLDEPFESVDPVSSANLKDILVEYAQTGGTVIISSHVMALVEKMCTHVAIINQGQVAAAGTVQQVAAGEELEDRFLDLVGGRHAAAHLAWLDGGNAAGGIAPENIQGAAPAQTPSATPPTAGTYDASQGPVSGR; this is encoded by the coding sequence ATGTTCAATCCCAATCCAGATGCCGCAGTATCCATCCGTGGTCTGGCCAAGCAGTTCGATGGAAAGATAGCGGTCAATGGTCTGTCTCTTGACATCCCCGTAGGCTCCTTCTACGGTCTGGTCGGTCCGAACGGTGCCGGCAAGACGACCACGCTGAACATGGTCACGGGTTTGCTGATACCCGATGCCGGGGTGGCGATGGTGCTTGGCAACAATGTGTGGAGCGATACCAACCACGTCAAGCGCATCATCGGGGTCATGCCTCAGGCGGACCAGATTTTCGACCGGCTCACCGGCATGCAGCTTCTTGTCTATTCGGGAATGCTCAGAGGCATGTCTCGGACGGAAGTGAGCGCACGCGCCCAGGATCTGCTCAATGCTTTCGACCTGCAGGCCGCGGCGAATGTGATGGTCAGCGACTATTCGGCAGGAATGACGAAGAAAATCTGTCTTGCCACCGCGATGATTCACAGCCCCAGAATTCTCGTGCTGGACGAACCTTTCGAATCCGTCGACCCGGTTTCGAGCGCCAATCTCAAGGACATCCTCGTCGAGTATGCACAGACCGGCGGAACCGTCATCATCTCCTCGCATGTGATGGCTCTGGTCGAGAAGATGTGCACGCATGTCGCCATCATCAACCAGGGGCAGGTCGCTGCAGCCGGTACGGTGCAGCAGGTCGCTGCGGGGGAGGAACTGGAAGACCGCTTCCTCGACCTGGTGGGCGGACGGCACGCCGCCGCGCATCTTGCATGGCTCGATGGCGGCAATGCGGCTGGAGGCATCGCACCGGAGAACATCCAGGGCGCGGCACCTGCACAGACTCCCTCCGCGACTCCGCCAACGGCCGGAACGTATGATGCTTCACAAGGGCCGGTGAGCGGACGATGA
- a CDS encoding D-alanyl-D-alanine carboxypeptidase/D-alanyl-D-alanine-endopeptidase, translated as MRLSDSSEERSQSTPRRHMRRGVTVVISSVLTLLLCLAYVVGDAFDVVPGSLTFSGVSRPTFSTAQQAFKSSTLMTSVERDKAVDAAAATSAMNTLLSAEGVGNDSSVVIADGTGKVVAQHNADTAREPASTLKTLTAFTASTVLDMNSTLDTEVYLNQTGADGGAQLILKGNGDMLLSDGENDSAHINGRAGLGTLARESAQALAARGISSVHLSYDDSLFGSDRKPDGIEQNDAEWRYFAPISSMAVDGGRQWTDTVKGADPDVESSYPTRSTQTALDTANTFVALLAGNGITVNGAPAAGTVPQGISALVKVRSAKLSEIMAFMLRNSDNTEAELLGRLSAIKLGTENSSAGAVKAVEQTLQQQSIQSSGLHMADCSGLSPGSTVTATTLNAIQQHFIASGNGRCCSRRHVRHGVGGYRRRQSDECLANGLLRVKTGTLSTVTSMAGNVSRTSGGLLTFAVIVNNPQNAWSATLAINAFMTKLPEL; from the coding sequence ATGCGGTTGTCCGATAGTTCCGAAGAACGTTCTCAGTCAACCCCTCGGCGTCATATGCGCCGGGGGGTGACCGTCGTCATCAGCTCCGTGCTGACCTTGTTGCTCTGTCTGGCATATGTCGTGGGGGATGCCTTCGACGTCGTTCCCGGGTCTCTGACCTTCTCCGGAGTGTCTCGACCGACCTTTTCGACCGCACAGCAGGCCTTCAAGAGCTCCACCTTGATGACCTCGGTCGAGCGCGACAAAGCCGTGGATGCGGCTGCCGCGACCTCGGCGATGAACACGCTGCTGTCTGCCGAGGGTGTGGGCAATGACTCATCGGTGGTCATCGCGGACGGAACAGGCAAGGTCGTCGCACAGCACAATGCCGACACGGCAAGGGAACCTGCATCCACGCTGAAGACGCTGACAGCTTTCACCGCATCCACCGTCCTGGACATGAACTCCACACTCGACACCGAAGTGTATCTCAACCAGACAGGCGCTGATGGCGGTGCTCAGCTCATCCTCAAAGGCAACGGGGACATGCTGCTGTCCGATGGGGAGAACGACTCCGCGCATATCAACGGTCGCGCCGGTCTGGGTACGCTGGCCAGGGAAAGCGCCCAGGCGCTCGCCGCACGCGGCATATCCTCTGTGCATCTGAGCTATGACGATTCGCTTTTCGGGTCGGATAGAAAACCCGACGGCATCGAGCAGAACGATGCGGAATGGCGATATTTCGCCCCCATCTCGTCCATGGCCGTCGACGGCGGGCGTCAGTGGACCGACACCGTCAAAGGCGCAGACCCCGACGTGGAGTCGAGCTATCCCACACGTTCGACGCAAACGGCACTTGACACGGCCAACACCTTCGTGGCTCTGCTTGCGGGCAACGGCATCACCGTCAACGGAGCACCAGCAGCAGGCACCGTTCCACAAGGCATCTCCGCGCTGGTGAAGGTACGGTCGGCCAAGCTCTCGGAAATCATGGCCTTCATGCTGAGGAACTCCGACAACACGGAAGCCGAACTGCTGGGCAGGCTCAGCGCCATCAAACTCGGTACCGAAAACAGCTCGGCAGGGGCGGTCAAAGCCGTCGAACAGACATTGCAGCAACAGTCGATACAGTCGTCCGGACTGCACATGGCGGATTGCTCGGGCCTGTCACCGGGGTCGACCGTCACGGCAACCACACTGAATGCGATACAGCAGCACTTCATCGCCTCGGGAAACGGCCGCTGCTGCAGCCGAAGGCATGTCCGTCACGGGGTTGGTGGGTACCGCCGCCGACAGAGCGACGAATGCCTCGCCAATGGGCTGCTTAGGGTGAAAACAGGGACGCTGAGCACCGTCACGTCGATGGCGGGCAACGTGTCCAGAACATCCGGGGGGCTCCTGACCTTCGCCGTGATCGTCAACAATCCACAGAACGCGTGGTCGGCCACGCTGGCCATCAATGCCTTCATGACGAAACTTCCCGAACTGTAG
- the tilS gene encoding tRNA lysidine(34) synthetase TilS: MAYSSILKHMLGEVRACLEAEGITRQSRKFLEHGHHPAGQDSPLVMVACSGGRDSIALASLAHTVCGMLGVRCGAVVIDHGLFEASAPLTRTVVERCHGMGLSPVVDRRIQVLPGGKGVEAAAREARYSAICDTARKEQAALVLLAHTADDQAETVLMGLLRGGGLSALAGMPRSMNRDGVRFARPLLDCTRRQTTQACRDLHLEWWDDPSNGEGVGTRLSAEYPLRSRVRHDLIPMIEEFWGSDIVTQLAVGAKSARCDQDYLERRVDELMDAVVTLHEGTAIGEASPFEDASTGEVALSVDAKALEREHRAIRLRILSRSLESLGLAPARRHVEAMDNLIVKWHGQGPIVINGGYSALRRGHVILICKDGGHANC; encoded by the coding sequence ATGGCATATTCGTCGATTCTCAAACACATGCTTGGTGAAGTGAGGGCATGTCTGGAGGCGGAGGGCATCACCCGCCAGTCCAGGAAGTTTCTTGAGCACGGACACCATCCTGCAGGGCAGGACAGCCCCCTGGTGATGGTTGCCTGTTCAGGGGGTAGGGATTCAATCGCGCTTGCATCGCTGGCGCATACGGTTTGCGGGATGTTGGGCGTGCGCTGCGGCGCAGTGGTGATTGACCACGGCCTGTTCGAAGCTTCCGCCCCATTGACGCGCACGGTGGTGGAACGGTGCCATGGCATGGGACTGTCACCGGTGGTCGATCGCAGAATCCAGGTGCTGCCCGGAGGCAAGGGCGTTGAAGCCGCGGCCCGTGAAGCCAGATATTCGGCCATCTGCGACACCGCCCGTAAAGAGCAAGCCGCACTGGTGCTGTTGGCGCATACCGCCGACGATCAGGCCGAAACGGTGCTGATGGGATTATTGCGCGGTGGAGGACTGAGTGCGCTCGCAGGCATGCCACGAAGCATGAATCGGGACGGTGTTCGTTTCGCCAGACCTCTCCTCGATTGCACTCGTCGACAGACAACCCAGGCATGCAGGGATCTGCACCTTGAGTGGTGGGACGACCCCAGCAATGGTGAAGGGGTCGGTACGCGGCTGAGTGCCGAGTATCCCTTGCGATCCCGGGTACGTCACGACCTGATTCCGATGATCGAAGAATTCTGGGGGAGCGACATCGTCACCCAGCTTGCCGTCGGGGCGAAATCCGCTCGATGCGACCAGGACTATCTCGAGAGACGCGTGGACGAGCTCATGGACGCCGTGGTCACCCTGCACGAGGGAACGGCAATCGGTGAAGCATCACCGTTTGAAGATGCTTCGACAGGCGAGGTCGCGCTTTCCGTCGATGCGAAGGCCCTGGAGAGGGAACATCGAGCCATTCGTTTGAGAATTCTCTCGCGCAGCCTTGAAAGTCTTGGCTTGGCGCCGGCTCGTCGACACGTCGAGGCAATGGATAATCTCATCGTCAAGTGGCACGGCCAAGGTCCAATCGTGATAAATGGTGGATATTCCGCGTTGCGGCGAGGGCACGTCATTCTCATATGCAAAGATGGTGGGCATGCAAATTGCTGA
- the hpt gene encoding hypoxanthine phosphoribosyltransferase, with protein sequence MQIADIQSDIDHELVSKDQIDAKIKSVAKQVSIDYADNPPLLVAVLKGAVNTLTAFSQALSIPVQMDFMSLSSYGNGTESTGTITVRQDLSVDVRGRHILIVEDIVDSGRTLQWLMGELRDRGAASVEVFALLEKPARREVEFDVKYRGFEIPDEFVVGFGLDYREEYRNLDSIAVLKPQVYQGEHA encoded by the coding sequence ATGCAAATTGCTGATATTCAATCGGATATTGACCACGAGTTGGTTTCTAAGGATCAAATCGACGCGAAGATCAAATCGGTAGCCAAACAAGTAAGTATTGATTACGCAGACAATCCGCCGCTGCTGGTGGCCGTGCTCAAGGGGGCGGTGAATACGCTGACGGCCTTCTCACAGGCCCTGAGCATTCCCGTGCAGATGGATTTCATGAGTCTGTCGAGCTATGGCAACGGGACGGAAAGCACTGGAACCATTACGGTTCGCCAGGATTTGAGTGTCGATGTTCGCGGCAGGCACATTCTGATAGTCGAGGATATTGTTGATTCAGGCCGTACATTACAGTGGCTTATGGGTGAGCTGAGAGACAGAGGAGCGGCTTCGGTGGAGGTTTTCGCCTTATTGGAGAAACCTGCACGTCGTGAAGTCGAATTTGATGTGAAATACCGGGGTTTCGAGATTCCGGATGAATTCGTCGTCGGTTTTGGTTTGGATTACCGCGAGGAATACAGGAATCTTGATTCCATCGCGGTGCTCAAACCACAGGTGTATCAAGGAGAACATGCATGA
- the ftsH gene encoding ATP-dependent zinc metalloprotease FtsH, whose amino-acid sequence MSYPQGPQQRPPAGNGGNRPGNGNNPFNNPGHNDNGQNGKGPNQPNRPLWQMPLLWLVVLGLLFAVALQLFSMGGPKTIDTKDGFDLLSKGEATYAQITEGKQLVTLKLKDDFVKTDPSTNKTENMGKNVQFYYVFAQGGQVVQAIDKADPKDGFNSVVPQTSIWSSLLVSLLPLLIIMGIFWFFMSRMQGSGGGLFGMGGKKNSGKLLDGKTPKTKFADVAGEAAAVEEVEEIKDFLKDPSKYKALGARIPRGVLLYGPPGTGKTLLARAIAGEAGVPFYSMAGSDFVEMFVGLGASRVRDLFEEAKKTAPAIIFIDEIDAVGRRRGSGMGGGHDEREQTLNQLLVEMDGFDNDTNLIIIAATNRPDVLDPALLRPGRFDRQVGVEAPDLEGREAILKVHAKGKPFVPNVDLHMVAVRTPGFTGADLANVLNEAALLTARSDAQLIDNRAIDEAIDRVQAGPRRKSKGMALKELRNTAYHEGGHALVAAALHNTDPVTKVTILPRGRALGYTAVMPTEDRYSQSRNELLDQMAYAMGGRAAEEIVFHDPTTGASNDIEKATSIARKMVVEFGFSTRLGSIKWADDDDQTTVMDGLQPRKYSDETARVIDSEVLELVENAHTEAWNIITENRSVLDDLVRQLLVKETLNEQELKEIFSNLKMSPERKVWLSNEHRPDSDLPPVEIPESLKRDAGLQPGE is encoded by the coding sequence ATGAGCTATCCTCAAGGGCCGCAGCAGAGGCCGCCGGCAGGTAACGGCGGAAATCGGCCGGGGAACGGCAACAATCCCTTCAATAATCCGGGTCATAATGACAATGGTCAGAACGGCAAAGGGCCGAATCAGCCCAACCGTCCGCTGTGGCAGATGCCACTGCTCTGGCTGGTCGTGCTTGGGCTGCTGTTCGCGGTGGCGCTGCAGTTGTTCTCCATGGGCGGTCCGAAAACCATCGACACCAAAGACGGCTTTGACCTGCTGAGCAAAGGTGAGGCCACCTACGCCCAGATCACCGAAGGCAAGCAGCTTGTCACGCTGAAGCTCAAGGATGATTTCGTCAAGACGGACCCCAGCACCAACAAAACCGAGAACATGGGCAAGAACGTGCAGTTCTACTATGTCTTCGCCCAGGGTGGCCAGGTCGTGCAGGCAATCGACAAGGCCGATCCCAAGGATGGCTTCAACTCGGTGGTGCCTCAGACCAGCATCTGGTCGAGCCTGCTGGTGAGCCTCCTGCCCCTGCTGATCATCATGGGCATCTTCTGGTTCTTCATGAGCCGCATGCAGGGCAGCGGTGGTGGATTGTTCGGCATGGGCGGCAAGAAGAATTCAGGCAAACTGCTCGACGGCAAGACCCCGAAGACCAAATTCGCGGATGTCGCCGGTGAGGCCGCCGCGGTCGAGGAGGTCGAGGAGATCAAGGACTTCCTGAAAGACCCTTCGAAGTACAAGGCCCTGGGCGCTCGAATTCCGAGGGGTGTGCTGCTGTATGGCCCTCCAGGAACCGGAAAGACCCTGCTGGCCAGGGCCATAGCGGGCGAGGCCGGGGTGCCCTTCTATTCGATGGCAGGCTCCGATTTCGTCGAGATGTTCGTCGGTCTGGGAGCTTCGCGCGTACGCGATCTGTTCGAGGAAGCGAAGAAAACCGCTCCGGCCATCATCTTCATCGACGAGATCGACGCCGTCGGACGCCGCAGAGGCTCAGGCATGGGCGGCGGACACGATGAGCGCGAACAGACCCTGAACCAGCTGCTGGTCGAGATGGACGGATTCGACAACGACACGAACCTGATTATCATCGCAGCCACCAACAGGCCGGACGTTCTGGACCCCGCCTTGCTCAGGCCAGGACGCTTCGACCGTCAGGTCGGCGTCGAAGCTCCCGATCTGGAGGGGCGAGAGGCGATTCTCAAGGTTCACGCCAAAGGCAAGCCCTTTGTGCCCAATGTCGACCTGCATATGGTCGCCGTACGCACACCAGGTTTCACCGGCGCCGATCTGGCGAACGTGTTGAATGAGGCCGCACTGCTGACGGCCCGTTCCGATGCGCAGCTGATCGACAACCGTGCCATCGACGAGGCGATAGACCGCGTTCAGGCGGGACCGCGCCGCAAGTCGAAGGGCATGGCCCTCAAGGAGCTGCGCAACACCGCGTATCACGAAGGCGGGCACGCTTTGGTGGCCGCGGCCCTGCACAACACCGATCCTGTCACGAAGGTGACGATTCTTCCTCGAGGGCGCGCATTGGGCTATACGGCCGTGATGCCGACCGAAGACAGGTACTCGCAGTCGCGCAACGAACTGCTCGACCAGATGGCGTATGCCATGGGCGGCAGGGCAGCGGAGGAAATCGTCTTCCACGACCCGACCACCGGTGCATCGAACGACATCGAAAAAGCCACCAGCATCGCCCGCAAGATGGTCGTCGAATTCGGTTTCTCGACTCGTCTGGGTTCCATCAAATGGGCGGACGATGACGACCAGACCACGGTTATGGATGGTTTGCAACCCCGCAAGTATTCTGACGAGACCGCACGGGTCATCGACAGCGAAGTGCTTGAACTCGTGGAGAATGCGCATACCGAAGCGTGGAATATCATCACCGAGAACAGGTCCGTCCTTGACGACCTCGTCCGCCAGCTGCTGGTCAAGGAAACCCTCAATGAACAGGAGCTCAAGGAGATTTTCAGCAATCTGAAGATGTCTCCTGAGCGCAAGGTCTGGCTGTCCAACGAGCACAGGCCAGACTCCGACCTCCCTCCGGTTGAGATTCCCGAATCGCTTAAACGCGATGCAGGATTGCAGCCGGGAGAGTGA